A single genomic interval of Lewinellaceae bacterium harbors:
- a CDS encoding HRDC domain-containing protein, with translation MPDRAHQYQLIEHPKDLDAFYQEHRNLSWMAFDTEFVGEKRFHTLLCLIQVKSEKGLFLIDPIRLKKLDPFLDLVADPKITKITHAGDNDYRLLNNLFDVLPRNVFDTQIAAGFVGYKYPVAFRQLVESELGVHLKKGYAVTDWEARPFQQKQLQYALNDVLFLPELRERLQRKLQGQQRTHWADEELALLERADYYYKDPNDEALKSNMMRSLKTREQVFLLRLFAWRRQVAEQRDHSKEMVLPAKYISHIVRGISSGREALKHSRRIPTRTAEKYGAIFEELYNRPVSDEEREILKRMPSESDEDPKERIIMEMLYQVIKYKCLEQDISINMVVPRGELKKIRADEDDALDVLAVGWRQEMLGAYFLDWLSNANRMKVDLLDDRIVIHPEEHS, from the coding sequence ATGCCAGACCGCGCCCATCAATACCAACTCATCGAGCACCCCAAAGACCTCGATGCCTTTTACCAGGAACACCGGAACCTCTCCTGGATGGCCTTTGACACCGAGTTTGTCGGAGAGAAGCGCTTCCACACGTTGCTCTGCCTCATCCAGGTGAAGTCGGAGAAGGGGCTGTTCCTCATCGACCCCATCCGCCTGAAAAAACTGGACCCTTTTCTCGATCTGGTCGCCGACCCGAAGATCACCAAGATCACGCATGCGGGCGACAACGACTACCGGCTGCTGAACAACCTCTTTGACGTTCTGCCCCGCAATGTGTTCGATACGCAGATCGCCGCCGGTTTCGTAGGGTATAAATATCCCGTGGCTTTCCGGCAATTGGTGGAGAGCGAACTGGGCGTCCACCTGAAAAAGGGGTACGCCGTGACCGATTGGGAAGCGCGCCCTTTCCAGCAAAAGCAGTTGCAGTACGCCCTGAATGACGTCCTCTTCCTTCCTGAACTCCGGGAGCGCCTGCAGCGGAAACTCCAGGGGCAGCAACGTACCCATTGGGCCGACGAGGAACTCGCCCTCCTGGAGCGGGCCGACTATTATTACAAAGACCCGAACGACGAAGCCCTTAAGAGCAACATGATGCGGTCGCTCAAAACCCGGGAGCAGGTTTTTCTGCTCCGCCTGTTCGCCTGGCGCCGCCAGGTGGCCGAACAACGCGACCATTCCAAGGAAATGGTCCTGCCCGCCAAATACATCAGCCACATCGTGCGCGGCATCTCTTCTGGCCGCGAAGCCCTGAAGCACAGCCGCCGCATCCCCACCCGCACCGCCGAAAAATACGGGGCTATCTTCGAAGAACTCTACAACCGCCCGGTGTCCGACGAGGAGCGCGAGATTCTCAAGCGCATGCCCTCCGAATCGGACGAAGACCCCAAAGAACGCATCATCATGGAGATGCTCTACCAGGTGATCAAGTACAAATGCCTGGAGCAGGATATTTCCATCAATATGGTGGTGCCCCGCGGCGAGCTCAAAAAGATCCGCGCCGACGAGGACGATGCCCTCGACGTGCTGGCCGTCGGCTGGCGCCAGGAAATGCTCGGCGCCTACTTCCTCGACTGGCTCTCCAACGCCAACCGCATGAAAGTGGATTTGCTGGACGATAGGATCGTTATTCATCCGGAGGAGCATTCTTAG
- a CDS encoding T9SS type A sorting domain-containing protein: MAADVEAIVQLIQNWEGEEPADDILKEVLSIYFNNFGVGFEAYSEAEQDAIQEYAGLCAIEFGEGVYLASAIAGTLLDYNLVEYCLSSSQRNVSSVKVDNAGGFEVFPSPSTGIVNIRASMEEVNSLRVFDALGNWVTDQAPSSDNLQTINLEQEPTGLYLLTIIGKNGVRQVEKILLHR; this comes from the coding sequence TTGGCAGCTGACGTTGAGGCTATTGTCCAACTGATTCAAAACTGGGAAGGCGAGGAACCCGCCGACGATATCCTGAAGGAAGTGTTGAGTATTTATTTTAACAATTTTGGGGTTGGTTTTGAAGCCTATTCTGAAGCAGAGCAGGATGCCATTCAGGAATATGCTGGTTTATGTGCAATAGAATTCGGTGAAGGCGTCTATCTAGCCAGTGCTATCGCCGGAACATTGCTCGACTATAATTTGGTTGAGTATTGTTTATCTTCCTCCCAAAGAAACGTAAGTAGCGTTAAAGTTGATAATGCTGGTGGTTTTGAAGTTTTTCCTTCTCCGAGCACAGGCATCGTCAACATCCGGGCTTCAATGGAAGAGGTCAATTCTCTCCGCGTTTTTGATGCGCTTGGTAATTGGGTAACGGATCAGGCGCCTTCTTCGGACAACCTCCAAACCATAAACTTAGAACAAGAACCTACAGGTCTTTACTTACTCACAATTATCGGGAAAAATGGCGTACGGCAAGTTGAGAAAATACTACTTCATCGTTAA
- a CDS encoding tetratricopeptide repeat protein, whose protein sequence is MSKKKKAPAGNKRRSKVSAGQPPKAAPKVEASSPEQLALYRKVFRFSALGILLITLLLSLFSGINGDDEFQNDYSEKLVNYYLSFGADTSALYIEKGNMHYYGGFFDLATGLVNRALGFEEVDMAYHHVRHLFNAIMGVLAMLFVGLLAKEIAGWRAGILALWFIFLSPRFLGHALMNPKDIPFAAGFAIATYYMVLLFKQMPRPGWKTALGVALGIALALATRAGGLLLFGYLGLFAGLDFLLKYGFKGLAQESKALLAYLAYGLGIAVAAYVLAILTWPAALADPLGHPLAALTEFSKLGIKIRVLFAGDNLLSDDTAWYYSVLWIVKTVPLFTLLGFAGSFFILPTLLKRYNTTAVLLAYFATIFPVAYVIYQDSILHDGWRHLMFIYPSMVVVAAVFWATLESFFQGRKTGRYVLWGVIGLLAVDAALFIVRNPQYPYVYFNPIGGGIRGAYGYYETDYWGVSVRQAIDWMAEEGILSPEMQDTVTLGTTFFYNASRLTRKRFNGKVKVKYVRFNTRYSEAWDYGIFPSRFIRGAHLRSGTWPNSKTIHTIDANGVPLLAIEKDENKYAFQGQRAMASGNLPEAVSQFQKEVQAHPDNEVAWTSLASAYISQGQYQQALEAAQRALQAAPDVETGLLYEGLAYLNLGQQQRALGSFERLVRVNEEYYAAYYYMGLAYESTQNYRAAFENAQKAIEANPGFKQAYQLAARALQALGDNQNAARYLEAAQKL, encoded by the coding sequence ATGAGCAAAAAGAAGAAGGCTCCGGCAGGAAATAAGCGGCGAAGCAAGGTTTCAGCAGGGCAGCCCCCGAAGGCGGCGCCGAAGGTGGAGGCCAGCAGCCCCGAACAACTGGCGCTTTACCGCAAGGTTTTCAGGTTTTCGGCTCTGGGCATCCTGCTCATAACCCTTCTGCTGTCTTTATTCAGCGGCATCAACGGCGATGACGAGTTCCAGAACGACTACTCCGAAAAACTGGTGAATTATTACCTTTCTTTCGGGGCGGATACCTCCGCCCTCTACATCGAAAAGGGCAATATGCACTACTACGGGGGCTTTTTTGACCTGGCCACCGGGCTGGTCAACCGCGCTTTGGGTTTCGAAGAGGTGGATATGGCCTATCATCACGTCCGCCACCTGTTTAACGCCATAATGGGAGTGCTGGCCATGCTTTTCGTAGGGCTGTTGGCCAAAGAGATCGCAGGCTGGAGGGCAGGCATCCTGGCGTTGTGGTTCATTTTCCTATCTCCCCGGTTTCTGGGGCATGCTTTGATGAACCCCAAGGATATCCCTTTTGCCGCCGGTTTCGCCATCGCTACTTATTATATGGTGTTGCTCTTTAAGCAAATGCCCCGGCCCGGATGGAAAACAGCGCTGGGCGTTGCCCTGGGGATCGCGCTGGCGCTGGCTACCCGCGCCGGCGGGCTTTTGCTGTTTGGCTACCTCGGCCTTTTTGCCGGCCTGGATTTTTTATTGAAATACGGCTTCAAGGGCCTGGCGCAGGAAAGCAAGGCGCTGTTGGCCTACCTGGCCTACGGGCTTGGCATTGCGGTTGCTGCTTATGTGCTGGCCATCCTGACCTGGCCGGCCGCTCTGGCCGACCCGCTGGGGCACCCGCTGGCCGCCCTCACGGAATTTTCCAAACTGGGCATTAAGATACGCGTGCTATTTGCCGGAGATAACCTGCTTTCCGACGACACGGCCTGGTATTATTCGGTGCTCTGGATCGTGAAAACGGTGCCGCTTTTCACCCTGCTGGGCTTTGCCGGCAGCTTTTTCATCCTGCCTACGCTTCTGAAGCGCTACAATACCACTGCCGTGCTGCTGGCGTATTTCGCCACTATTTTTCCGGTGGCCTATGTCATCTACCAGGATTCCATCCTGCACGACGGCTGGAGGCACCTGATGTTTATTTATCCGAGTATGGTAGTGGTGGCGGCCGTCTTCTGGGCAACCCTGGAAAGCTTTTTTCAGGGGCGGAAAACCGGGCGTTATGTACTTTGGGGCGTTATTGGCTTGCTGGCCGTCGACGCCGCGCTCTTTATCGTCCGCAACCCGCAGTATCCTTATGTATATTTCAACCCCATCGGCGGCGGCATCAGGGGCGCCTACGGATATTACGAGACGGATTACTGGGGCGTGTCGGTCCGGCAGGCCATCGACTGGATGGCGGAGGAAGGGATACTCAGCCCGGAAATGCAGGATACGGTGACGCTCGGCACAACCTTTTTCTACAATGCCAGCCGCCTCACCCGAAAGCGCTTCAATGGCAAGGTGAAAGTAAAATACGTCCGTTTCAACACCCGCTACAGCGAGGCCTGGGACTACGGGATTTTCCCGTCGCGCTTTATCCGCGGGGCGCACCTGCGTTCGGGCACCTGGCCCAACAGCAAAACGATCCACACCATAGACGCCAATGGGGTGCCTCTGCTGGCCATTGAAAAAGACGAAAACAAATACGCCTTCCAGGGACAGCGGGCGATGGCTTCCGGCAACCTGCCGGAGGCGGTGAGCCAGTTTCAAAAAGAAGTGCAGGCCCATCCGGACAACGAAGTAGCCTGGACATCTCTCGCCAGCGCTTACATCAGCCAGGGGCAGTACCAGCAGGCGCTGGAAGCTGCCCAGCGGGCCCTGCAAGCCGCGCCGGACGTGGAAACCGGGCTGCTTTACGAGGGGCTGGCCTACCTGAACCTGGGGCAGCAGCAACGGGCATTGGGTTCTTTTGAGCGCCTTGTTCGGGTAAACGAAGAATATTACGCTGCCTATTATTATATGGGGCTGGCTTACGAGTCGACTCAAAACTACCGGGCGGCCTTTGAAAACGCTCAGAAAGCCATCGAAGCCAACCCGGGGTTTAAACAGGCTTATCAGCTGGCAGCCCGTGCCCTGCAGGCCCTGGGCGACAACCAAAATGCCGCCCGTTACCTGGAAGCCGCACAAAAGCTTTAA
- a CDS encoding acyl-CoA carboxylase subunit beta — translation MKEKLQQLQDEIAAAMMGGGADKIEKQHEKGKLTARERVHFLLDNGSFEEIGMLVTHRSSDFGMEKQRIPGDGVVTGYGTIDGRLVYVFAQDFTVFGGSLSETHAEKICKVMDLAMENGAPVIGLNDSGGARIQEGVSSLGGYADIFYRNVMASGVIPQISAIMGPCAGGAVYSPAMTDFTIMVENTSYMFVTGPNVVKTVTNEEVTAEDLGGASAHSTKSGVTHLTAGNDIDCLAKIRRLLSYMPQNCEDRPAHLPFELKEEIRMQLRDIVPENANQPYDMRDVVAGITDKDSFMEVHEHYAENLIVGFARLGGRSIGIVGNQPVSLAGVLDVNSSKKGARFVRFCDCFNIPLLVLVDVPGFLPGTDQEWNGIIVNGAKLLYAFSEATVPRVTLITRKAYGGAYDVMNSKHIGADMNFAWPSAEIAVMGAKGASEIIFRREIKAADDPEAMLAEKEKEYQEMFAHPYRAAGRGFVDEVIDPKDTRRKLIRAFAMLENKAAKLPKKKHGNIPL, via the coding sequence ATGAAAGAGAAATTGCAACAACTCCAGGATGAAATTGCGGCCGCCATGATGGGCGGCGGCGCCGATAAGATCGAAAAACAGCACGAAAAGGGGAAGCTCACTGCCCGCGAGCGCGTTCATTTTTTACTCGATAACGGGTCTTTCGAGGAGATCGGCATGCTGGTCACTCACCGAAGCAGCGATTTTGGGATGGAAAAGCAACGCATACCGGGAGACGGGGTGGTTACCGGCTACGGCACCATCGACGGGCGGCTGGTTTACGTCTTTGCCCAGGATTTTACCGTCTTTGGCGGCTCCCTTTCCGAAACCCACGCCGAAAAGATCTGCAAGGTTATGGACCTGGCGATGGAAAATGGCGCGCCGGTCATCGGCCTCAACGATTCAGGCGGCGCCCGCATCCAGGAAGGGGTTAGTTCCCTGGGAGGATACGCCGATATCTTTTACCGCAACGTCATGGCATCGGGGGTCATCCCTCAGATCTCCGCCATTATGGGCCCTTGCGCGGGCGGCGCCGTCTATTCTCCGGCCATGACCGACTTCACGATTATGGTGGAGAACACCTCCTACATGTTCGTCACCGGCCCCAATGTGGTAAAAACAGTAACCAACGAAGAAGTGACTGCCGAAGACCTGGGCGGCGCGAGCGCGCACTCCACCAAATCGGGCGTCACCCACCTCACCGCCGGCAACGACATCGACTGCCTGGCCAAAATACGCCGCCTGCTGAGTTATATGCCCCAGAATTGCGAAGACCGGCCGGCCCACTTGCCTTTCGAACTGAAGGAGGAGATTCGCATGCAACTCAGGGATATTGTGCCCGAAAACGCCAACCAGCCCTACGATATGAGGGATGTGGTGGCGGGCATCACCGATAAGGACTCCTTTATGGAAGTCCATGAGCACTACGCGGAAAACCTGATCGTCGGCTTCGCCCGGCTGGGCGGCCGCAGCATCGGCATCGTCGGCAACCAACCCGTGAGCCTGGCCGGCGTGCTCGACGTGAACAGCTCGAAAAAAGGCGCCCGTTTTGTGCGTTTCTGCGACTGTTTCAACATCCCGCTGCTGGTCCTGGTGGATGTGCCCGGCTTCCTGCCCGGAACCGACCAGGAGTGGAACGGCATCATCGTCAACGGAGCCAAACTGCTGTACGCTTTCAGCGAGGCCACCGTTCCCCGCGTGACCCTCATCACCCGCAAGGCCTACGGCGGCGCTTACGACGTGATGAACTCCAAACACATCGGCGCCGACATGAACTTCGCCTGGCCCTCGGCGGAGATCGCTGTAATGGGCGCCAAAGGCGCCTCTGAGATCATCTTCCGCCGGGAAATCAAAGCCGCCGACGACCCGGAAGCCATGCTGGCGGAGAAGGAAAAAGAATACCAGGAGATGTTTGCTCACCCTTATCGCGCCGCCGGCCGCGGCTTCGTCGACGAGGTGATCGACCCCAAAGATACCCGGCGCAAATTGATCCGGGCTTTCGCTATGCTGGAAAACAAGGCGGCTAAATTGCCGAAGAAAAAACATGGGAATATTCCGTTGTGA
- a CDS encoding class I SAM-dependent methyltransferase, producing the protein MNYKLLFPTYRNRYLFIQRNLERLSQERRFAQALNLGAGEGDYDGMIARYCGRLVSCDINEQDVDYARRLNAEVPNLEYRVEDALNLSFKDNTFDLVVSVEVIEHVGRPERMIEEIQRVLKPDGLALITFPNLDFPFTYDPVNRLLSYFGDKKISQGAYAFGHDYLVSKTDFRAWSEKNHLAVVQERNLSGYLVGLLEMYWTGVIQSIFKANATNLSGQKEKKLALRPSAKGPFLTRLTDLIIRIDDALFRRAANSVGKGFIIQKKG; encoded by the coding sequence ATGAATTATAAATTGCTTTTTCCTACTTACCGCAACCGCTACCTTTTTATCCAGCGAAACCTCGAACGGCTCTCGCAGGAACGCCGCTTCGCTCAGGCGCTGAACCTGGGCGCCGGCGAAGGAGATTACGACGGCATGATCGCCCGCTACTGCGGCCGCCTGGTTTCCTGCGATATCAATGAACAGGACGTCGACTACGCCCGGCGGCTCAACGCCGAAGTACCCAACCTGGAATACCGGGTGGAAGATGCGCTCAACCTGAGCTTCAAAGACAATACTTTTGACCTGGTCGTTTCCGTGGAAGTGATCGAGCACGTCGGCAGGCCGGAGCGGATGATCGAAGAGATTCAGAGGGTGCTCAAGCCGGATGGCCTGGCGCTGATCACCTTCCCCAACCTGGATTTCCCCTTCACCTACGATCCGGTCAACCGCCTGCTCAGTTATTTCGGGGATAAGAAAATTTCGCAGGGTGCCTATGCTTTCGGCCATGATTACCTGGTTTCCAAAACGGATTTCCGCGCCTGGTCCGAAAAAAACCACCTGGCTGTTGTCCAGGAAAGAAACCTGAGCGGTTACCTCGTCGGTTTGCTGGAAATGTACTGGACGGGCGTCATCCAGAGCATTTTCAAGGCCAATGCGACCAACCTCTCCGGCCAGAAAGAGAAAAAGCTGGCCCTGCGGCCTTCCGCCAAAGGGCCGTTCCTGACCCGGCTTACCGACCTGATCATCAGGATAGACGATGCGCTGTTTCGCCGCGCCGCGAATTCGGTCGGCAAGGGCTTTATCATTCAGAAAAAAGGATAA